One Mycolicibacterium sp. TUM20985 genomic window, ATTCCACAGCGTATGGCGAAATGATCATGTCCAGCCAGGGTCTCGCACCGCGCGGGTGAGTTCGTGGGCTGCCGCCTCGGAGTCTCCAGTGGCAGTGCGGTAAAGGCCACGAATCGATCAGGGTTTACAGCCGTCGAGCAGTTCACTCCGTCGGGTCCGCCACATCTCGGCTCCGAAGTACTCCTCGGAATCTCCGATTGTCTCTGCGGTCGCGAAGTGTTCCTCGAGCGCGATCTTGCCCTTCATCGGAGTCAGTTGTGAGAAGGCGCTAGACGATCCGAGTGGATGACGCCGTCCTTCATGACGAGCAGGAGGTTCTCGTCCGGGTGACACAAGACCTGGACGTCCCGTAGCGGATCCCCGTCGACCACGAGGAGGTCGGCGAAGGCGTGTGGCCGAATGGTTCCGAGTTGTCCTGCCATCATGAGGAGTTCGGCGTTGACGGTGGTGGCCGAGTGAACGATGCTGGCCGCATCGTCGAGTTCCGCGCGCAGTGCCAGCTCCCGGAGTTGACTCCGCCGGGCGTCCGGACCCCAGAGGTCGGTACCGAGCGCAATGGGCACACCGTGCTTTCGCGCCCAGCCGTAGACGGTCCGGCCATCCTCGATCGCATGAGTCACGTTGTGCACGATGGATTCCGAGAGGCCCGTCGCTCCGGCGCTCTCGACGCGCTGCACCAGTGAGATGAATGTCGGGTCGAAGAATGCCCGGTGTTCACCCATCAGCGCGACCGTCTCCTCGGTGACGAAGTTGGCGTGCTCGATCGAACGGACGCCGGCCTGAAGGCAGCGACGAACGGCGTCGTCGGAGTACGCGTGCGCCATGACATATGTATCGCGGGCAGCCGACTCCTCAACGGCGGCCTCCATCTCGGCGATAGAGAATTCGTAACGCGTGGCGTGCGACTTCGCCGGAAACACGACGCCGCCGGACGCAAACAGCTTGAGCTGTGTCGCGCCGAGGCGGAACTCCTCCCGGGCCGCCCTGCGTACCTCGTCCACGCCATCGACGATGACGGACATGACCGAGTGCGGGGTGACGTGCCCGCACGGGTCCAGCGACTCGTCCATGGTGCGGAAGTCCGCGCCGCCACCGGTCTGGGTCAACGCCCGCCCGGAGTAGAACAACCGGGGGCCGATGATGTCGCCTTGCTCGAGGCGGCGGGCGATGCGATGGTCGGCCCCGCCCGCCTCTCGAACTGTGGTGAAGCCGTCCATCAACGTGGCGCGTAGGTAGTCGACTGCAGCCGAGGCAATCTCGTCCGGGGTGGCCTGCACGTTGCGGGGACTCAGCGAGAGCCCGGTGATGTGAGCGTGGGCGTCGATCAAGCCCGGCATGAGTGTGCGACCACCCACGTCGATTACACGGTCGGCCTCAATCGCCTGACGGTCAGCGCCGACGTAGCTGATCCGGTTGCCATCTACTGCCACCTGCGACGGCTCGGTGAGGTGGTCCGCATCGTCGAGTACGAGCCGGGCATTGGTGAACAGCGTCGTACTCATGTGGTGGCTCGCCTCGTCGCAGGATCATCGTGATCCTGCCAGGGGCGTGGCGCTGCAACCAGGTTCTGGTGAACTAGGCCGTTTTAGTACGGCGCATTACCCAATCGACGTGCGTCGTCGAGCACGGGGTCGGGGTCGGGGTGCCATGAATGCAGGCGCCCCAACAACGCGTTCTTCTTGTCGTGAAGTTC contains:
- a CDS encoding metal-dependent hydrolase family protein: MSTTLFTNARLVLDDADHLTEPSQVAVDGNRISYVGADRQAIEADRVIDVGGRTLMPGLIDAHAHITGLSLSPRNVQATPDEIASAAVDYLRATLMDGFTTVREAGGADHRIARRLEQGDIIGPRLFYSGRALTQTGGGADFRTMDESLDPCGHVTPHSVMSVIVDGVDEVRRAAREEFRLGATQLKLFASGGVVFPAKSHATRYEFSIAEMEAAVEESAARDTYVMAHAYSDDAVRRCLQAGVRSIEHANFVTEETVALMGEHRAFFDPTFISLVQRVESAGATGLSESIVHNVTHAIEDGRTVYGWARKHGVPIALGTDLWGPDARRSQLRELALRAELDDAASIVHSATTVNAELLMMAGQLGTIRPHAFADLLVVDGDPLRDVQVLCHPDENLLLVMKDGVIHSDRLAPSHN